The Thalassoroseus pseudoceratinae genome has a segment encoding these proteins:
- a CDS encoding class I SAM-dependent methyltransferase, with the protein MSYREKNRAAWNRLADGGSRFARAATDQECANPLGTLDSRGWLPDSVRGLNVLCLASGGGWQSILYASAGANVTVVDLSPSMLRLDEREASRRRLTVRLVETSMDDLSAVESASQDIVHQPVSTCYVPDLAAVYREVARVLRPGGLYISQHKTPTSLQITRRTRDNHYVVGVEYYHQGPLPAVDDTSYREDNATEHLHRWEQLVGGLCQTGFVIEDLVEPSRADRTAPVGDFRHRGRFVAPYVRIKARRQGDQPKQRQSIWTPD; encoded by the coding sequence ATGTCCTATCGCGAAAAGAACCGAGCCGCCTGGAATCGCTTGGCGGACGGCGGTAGCCGATTCGCTCGGGCCGCAACCGATCAGGAGTGTGCTAACCCACTGGGGACACTTGACAGCCGGGGATGGCTCCCGGACAGCGTTCGTGGTTTGAACGTGTTGTGTCTCGCCTCGGGCGGCGGATGGCAATCCATTTTGTACGCTTCCGCCGGGGCGAATGTCACCGTGGTGGATCTCAGCCCCTCGATGCTGCGACTTGATGAACGTGAAGCCTCCCGGCGACGATTGACCGTCCGGCTGGTTGAAACGTCGATGGACGACTTATCCGCAGTCGAGTCGGCGAGTCAGGACATTGTTCATCAACCTGTCAGCACTTGTTATGTGCCGGATTTGGCTGCGGTCTACCGCGAAGTTGCTCGCGTGCTGCGTCCGGGTGGTCTGTATATTTCCCAGCATAAAACGCCGACTAGCCTGCAAATCACTCGCCGAACACGCGACAATCACTACGTCGTGGGTGTCGAGTATTATCATCAAGGTCCACTGCCTGCCGTCGACGACACTTCCTATCGCGAAGACAATGCAACCGAGCACCTCCATCGCTGGGAGCAACTTGTCGGCGGATTATGCCAAACGGGTTTCGTGATCGAAGATCTCGTCGAACCGAGCCGTGCCGATCGGACGGCCCCAGTCGGTGACTTCCGACATCGCGGCCGGTTCGTCGCCCCGTACGTCCGAATCAAAGCGAGACGGCAAGGGGATCAACCCAAGCAACGGCAGTCGATCTGGACGCCCGATTGA
- a CDS encoding dipeptide epimerase has product MRVANWHIYHVRIPLKKTIRHASHTRKATDSLIVRCTLDTGQTGWGEGLPREYVTGENIDAAFAMLRELPNSATLHASFENEREAVRTASNWDIVRPSNAVRACYGNSARCAMELAFLDAIFREVGRPLSELPAMTNSLVEHPKIRKRVRYSGAITAESAKKQLQQAVKMRLFGFHQVKVKVGVSEIDDATSLKTIRRIVGRKVDLRIDANEAWQCSDVVRNVERLSSSGITSVEQPVPHSDVVGLSKIRPQLSVPIMLDESLCHREDAVRAYNEGLCDLFNIRLSKCGGILPSLELKQMAVNFGLGFQLGCQVGETGILSAAGRHIACAIEPIRYLEGSYDRFLVKEPLTKENLTFGYGGRARAINRPGLGVIVDEAALSRVTIREHSQTVH; this is encoded by the coding sequence GTGCGTGTTGCTAACTGGCATATCTATCACGTACGCATTCCGTTGAAGAAAACGATTCGTCACGCATCGCACACACGCAAGGCGACCGATTCCCTCATTGTGCGTTGCACGCTCGATACCGGGCAAACCGGTTGGGGTGAAGGATTACCCCGTGAGTATGTGACCGGTGAGAATATCGACGCTGCATTCGCCATGCTGCGGGAGCTTCCGAACTCCGCGACTTTGCATGCGAGTTTCGAGAACGAGCGAGAAGCCGTCCGAACGGCCTCAAATTGGGACATCGTCAGACCATCGAATGCGGTCCGCGCGTGTTATGGAAACTCGGCTCGCTGTGCGATGGAGTTGGCATTTCTGGACGCAATTTTTCGGGAAGTTGGGCGACCGCTCTCTGAACTTCCTGCGATGACGAACAGTTTGGTGGAACACCCGAAGATCAGAAAACGCGTGCGTTATAGTGGTGCGATCACTGCCGAGAGTGCAAAGAAGCAACTCCAGCAAGCCGTGAAAATGCGGTTGTTTGGCTTCCATCAAGTCAAAGTGAAGGTCGGAGTTTCCGAGATTGATGACGCAACTTCACTGAAAACGATTCGCCGCATCGTGGGTCGAAAAGTTGACCTCAGAATTGACGCCAACGAAGCTTGGCAGTGCAGTGATGTCGTGCGGAATGTTGAACGGCTCTCGTCATCGGGAATCACATCGGTTGAACAACCGGTGCCGCACTCGGACGTAGTGGGGTTGAGCAAGATTCGCCCGCAACTTTCGGTGCCGATCATGCTTGATGAATCGCTGTGCCATCGAGAAGACGCGGTTCGCGCGTACAACGAGGGACTCTGCGATTTGTTCAACATTCGACTGTCGAAGTGCGGTGGGATTCTGCCGTCGCTCGAGTTGAAACAGATGGCGGTCAACTTTGGACTCGGTTTCCAACTCGGTTGCCAAGTGGGAGAAACCGGCATCCTGTCCGCAGCGGGACGGCACATCGCGTGTGCGATTGAGCCAATTCGCTACCTGGAAGGCAGTTACGATCGGTTCCTCGTCAAAGAGCCTCTGACGAAAGAGAATCTCACCTTCGGATACGGCGGACGAGCCCGAGCGATCAATCGACCGGGTTTGGGAGTAATCGTCGACGAGGCCGCGTTGTCGCGAGTGACGATTCGTGAGCATTCGCAGACCGTGCATTAA
- a CDS encoding co-chaperone GroES — protein sequence MKIVPLGDKVVIQRIEAEAVTAGGLVLPDDAQKQATEGRVLSVGAGVRRADGTVTPFQVKEGDRVMFTPWAGTEIDIDGEPLLIASESDILVVLTP from the coding sequence ATGAAAATTGTGCCTTTGGGCGACAAAGTGGTCATTCAACGAATCGAAGCGGAAGCGGTGACAGCTGGCGGACTCGTTCTGCCGGACGATGCTCAAAAGCAAGCGACAGAAGGTCGGGTGCTCAGCGTTGGAGCTGGTGTGCGTCGTGCGGATGGCACGGTCACTCCGTTTCAGGTCAAAGAAGGCGACCGCGTGATGTTCACGCCCTGGGCCGGGACGGAAATCGACATTGACGGGGAACCGCTCCTGATCGCCAGCGAATCCGACATTCTCGTCGTCCTCACACCTTAA
- the lptE gene encoding LPS assembly lipoprotein LptE, whose amino-acid sequence MKRTWPLLALLLAGCGYVVGSPFRPDVRTVAVPIFQNDTFRKGVEFQLTEAVQKEMQQRGLQIAEEPYADTRLTGKIVEIQKQVLTESAFDDPRQLQLQYAVVIQWEDLRTGRYLADQQILLPPEDTAFFGQGQFAPEVGQSLATAKEEVVQRLARQIVNRMEMPW is encoded by the coding sequence ATGAAACGAACCTGGCCACTCTTGGCGTTACTGCTCGCGGGATGCGGGTACGTCGTCGGTTCGCCTTTTCGCCCCGATGTTCGCACCGTCGCCGTGCCGATCTTTCAGAATGACACATTCCGCAAGGGGGTGGAGTTCCAACTCACTGAAGCGGTGCAAAAGGAAATGCAACAACGTGGGTTGCAGATCGCCGAGGAACCCTATGCCGACACCCGTTTGACCGGGAAGATTGTCGAGATTCAGAAACAAGTCTTGACCGAGTCGGCCTTCGACGACCCTCGACAGTTGCAACTTCAGTATGCCGTCGTCATCCAATGGGAAGATCTTCGAACCGGACGCTATCTCGCCGATCAGCAGATTCTGTTGCCGCCCGAAGACACGGCGTTCTTTGGTCAGGGGCAGTTTGCTCCGGAAGTGGGGCAGTCACTTGCAACTGCGAAGGAAGAAGTGGTGCAACGACTCGCTCGGCAGATTGTCAACCGAATGGAAATGCCTTGGTGA
- the bamD gene encoding outer membrane protein assembly factor BamD has translation MRKSYQNQSPRRCGLCRGGLLFGFLLLAGCQAPGMAQPEPEGFSLSKLKFWEREERDMTSIDGIRGPLQRQLERSASLRGTYDGSLAPIEGQQEFDEAKSVFDSGDYTAAQKQFKRVAKRYKDTPIEEEGLFYIAECEFARGRYAKAQDAYDTLLKKYPSPRQLDLMTRRLFDIARTWLEYPEFVETSEIQQVNLENPKSTPRPEAPIERSWDPSRVIPIFPNMWDKSRPAFDTDGRALQALRTIWLNDPTGPIADDALMLAASHNLRKGSYLEADRLFEILRRDYPKSPHIENAFILGSHVKLMSYQGPNYDGDSLAEAAQLKESTLRLYPKTEDRERILDQIRQIEEAKAEQEWANVVFWQKKNNPLSVATCCREVIRLYPNSSYASRARDILAELEANGALQ, from the coding sequence ATGCGAAAATCATACCAAAATCAATCGCCTCGGCGTTGCGGCTTGTGTCGCGGCGGGCTGCTTTTCGGGTTCCTGCTCTTGGCGGGCTGCCAAGCCCCTGGCATGGCTCAACCGGAACCGGAAGGGTTTAGTCTTTCAAAGCTGAAGTTCTGGGAACGCGAGGAACGCGACATGACGTCCATCGACGGCATTCGCGGCCCGCTGCAACGGCAACTCGAACGAAGTGCTTCACTCCGTGGCACTTACGACGGGTCTCTTGCACCGATTGAAGGCCAGCAGGAATTCGACGAAGCGAAATCCGTCTTCGATAGCGGTGACTACACTGCCGCTCAAAAGCAGTTCAAACGAGTCGCCAAACGCTACAAAGATACGCCCATCGAAGAAGAGGGTCTGTTCTATATCGCCGAGTGTGAATTTGCACGCGGCCGGTATGCCAAGGCTCAGGACGCGTACGACACGTTGCTGAAAAAATACCCATCACCGCGGCAACTAGATTTGATGACACGACGACTGTTCGACATCGCTCGAACGTGGCTCGAATACCCTGAGTTCGTCGAAACCAGCGAAATTCAGCAAGTCAATTTGGAGAATCCCAAGTCCACACCGCGACCGGAAGCACCGATCGAACGGAGTTGGGACCCATCCCGTGTCATTCCGATTTTCCCGAACATGTGGGACAAATCTCGCCCGGCTTTCGACACCGATGGCCGTGCCCTGCAAGCGTTGCGAACGATCTGGTTGAACGATCCAACCGGACCCATCGCGGACGATGCCTTGATGCTCGCCGCGAGTCACAACCTTCGTAAAGGCAGCTACTTGGAAGCCGACCGTCTATTCGAAATTCTCCGCCGGGACTATCCCAAGAGTCCGCACATCGAGAATGCCTTCATTCTGGGTTCTCATGTGAAATTGATGTCTTATCAAGGCCCCAATTACGATGGAGACTCGCTGGCGGAAGCGGCTCAATTGAAGGAAAGCACGTTGCGACTCTACCCGAAAACGGAAGATCGCGAACGAATTCTTGATCAGATTCGGCAGATCGAGGAAGCGAAAGCCGAGCAAGAATGGGCGAACGTCGTTTTCTGGCAAAAGAAGAACAACCCCCTCTCGGTGGCAACGTGTTGTCGCGAAGTCATTCGACTCTACCCCAACAGTTCATACGCGAGTCGTGCACGCGACATTCTCGCGGAACTGGAGGCGAACGGAGCGTTGCAATAG
- the recO gene encoding DNA repair protein RecO — MSTEKTEALTVRLADFSETSKVVTFMTADFGKVTAIAKGAKRLKSAFEIALDLLTRCEIVFIRKSSGLHILTEARLVRRFQPHQKDMLSLYGGYYVAELLAGFTEEDDPHPQLYEAAIQTLDALTNQPDSRLTIIQFELVVLREIGQLPAFDACLACGEPVTENRTYALWVNQGGLICQRCQQESYHPQSTSVPAGTVMLLRRLSQTETDPARIAVSEQQFRQMRQVTTAAISHGLGRRPKMLRYLQF, encoded by the coding sequence ATGTCGACGGAAAAAACCGAAGCGCTGACGGTACGGCTTGCCGATTTTAGTGAAACCAGCAAAGTCGTGACGTTTATGACGGCCGACTTTGGAAAGGTCACGGCGATCGCTAAAGGTGCCAAACGTCTGAAAAGTGCCTTCGAGATCGCTCTTGACCTACTGACGAGATGTGAGATAGTTTTCATTCGCAAATCCTCGGGACTTCATATCCTCACGGAAGCTCGGCTCGTCCGGCGGTTCCAACCCCATCAAAAAGATATGTTGAGTTTGTACGGCGGATATTACGTCGCCGAACTTCTCGCTGGATTCACGGAAGAAGACGATCCTCATCCTCAATTGTACGAAGCAGCGATTCAGACACTCGATGCACTCACTAATCAACCGGACAGTCGGCTGACGATTATTCAATTTGAATTGGTGGTGCTAAGGGAAATTGGACAACTTCCCGCCTTCGATGCCTGCCTCGCCTGCGGAGAACCGGTCACGGAGAATCGAACTTATGCTCTCTGGGTCAATCAGGGAGGACTCATTTGCCAACGTTGCCAGCAGGAATCGTACCACCCGCAAAGCACGAGTGTTCCAGCAGGGACCGTGATGCTACTTCGGCGACTGAGTCAAACCGAAACCGACCCAGCGAGAATCGCAGTGAGCGAGCAACAATTTCGACAGATGCGACAGGTAACGACGGCCGCCATCTCCCACGGATTGGGACGGCGACCGAAGATGTTACGATATCTCCAATTTTGA